TAATAGCAACAATATGGAGAAAGCATGAGCTTTCCAGGATAGAAGAAGGGTATGGAACAAAGACCAGAAGCAGATTGCTCCAATACTTGAGGAACAGAAGGGATGCCAACTTCAATGTCGTCATCTGCCAATCTCATATTTTTTGAACACCTAAACAGGCCAGAAAATTCATGCTGCCAAAAAGCAGCGTCTTGAGCAGGATCAATAACCTCAGCAGTTAAGCTGCTTCCTGCAGTAGTAGTACGGTCATCACCAACTTCTTCAGAGATGCTTGCCAAAACATTGAGCTGCTTATTCTTCCCTGGAGGATGTGAACACGCTTCATAATTTGGTTTTAAATATTTGCTCCCATTTTCACAACCATCACCAACTCCAGTGTTAGATGCAATACCATCAACAGCATCACCTACACATAGGTAATCATTAACACAATCTAAGATTGGTCAAGAAAAAAGGTAAAATGTGGAAACGATGAATTTGCCCAGATGATTGATTGCTAGTCAAGATGAAATTCAGCTCATGGAACCTCAAAGGCAAGATAATAAAGGAATAATACACTTAGAGATAACAAATTGATCTCATGAGATGGAAGCAATAATGCATAGTAAAAGATTGCAATGGCCTTATGGTATCTATTACGTATATTACATTAAAAATGACGCCCATTAAGCCAACAATAAATACAGCGAAAGACGAAGAAACATGTGCAGTAAAGAGCACCAGGCAGATGCAACTAGAAACTACCCTATGCAGCCACAATATCACATAACATGCATTAGAGAATAATGTGTCAAGATTACTCCCAGAAAAGAACTTCAAAGACTTGaataaaaaaacaaaggaataGCTTGTTACTTTCTCTAAGAATGTCATATTTAGAACATTCCACAAGTTTTCTAGTCATCTGACATGTTCTGTTGAAGAAATTAAAAGTCACACCAATGTAAAAGAATTGATTTTTTTACACCGAATCAAAATAAGTAACAGAAAAATCAAATAGCAGGTCACCAATACTTGCATTCCCACGTCATAAAAAACCAACAagatacaaaaagaaaaacatctAATTACAGCTGGACTTGCAGGTGATAGGAAAACCAGTCTAGTTTGTCTAAGCAACACAAACACAAGTCTACAACAGATCAGATAATTCTTTATACAGGAATAGAAAGAGGATTACTGGATCTTCAGAACATGTCAGATCACCTTATAAGGACGTCTAAATTGTATGACAAAAATCAAACAGCCAATCTATGTGATAACCCTAACTAAGAGTCCAGTACAGGGCGATTTCTATGGACCAATTATTATGAAAAATTGGTTGATCTCATGAATAGGAAAAAATAATGTTACATTTTAGTCTTGGCTACAAGATTCAGTGATGGAAGTGGTGGATTGCAATTTTCCAAAGAAAAATTGCTACGTTTTCtgtgaatacatttttcaatcacctttttaccccacatatatcaaatcgctacagtaattttctctacaaaaagttcagaaaaatgcCATCCAAACAAAGAGGAAAGAATAAACACAATATTTCTCAAGTAGCATAGATTCATACATCATGTATCACTTAAATATTCATTATTGTTATATGTGTGTGTAGTTGGTGTATTTCAATTCTCTGTCTGAAGTGCAAAAAGGCCACTCGGTAACAATCTGGAGAAATCAATTCAGTGGCAGGACAAACCTGCAGCATGTCTCTCTGTAAAGTTGAAAGTGCTACACCTTCTTGCAGAACGGCCATCCCCACTTAAATTTAATCAGGCTTTTTTCACCGGTACCTGACAGATTGAACCGATGTGAACTTCATTGTCAGCCAATCTCATCCTCTTTGAATGTGTACAATGTCCACTGACCTCATGCTGGGGATCAATACATGCTGAAGGGCTTCCTGAATTGTCACCATCTTCACAGTTCCTTCTAGTGACTTCCTCATTCTGCTGTCCATATGAACACTAAGcatcataatttagtagtgtTGAATTACTCCTATCTTTACAACCCCATCAACTCCGCGCTTAGAAGCAATAGAAATACCATCACCATTAGCTGCAGCAGCATCATGTCCTATACAAAATTGATTAAGACAAAAGTGTATATGGCCATTTATGCATGCAATGCCAAAACCAACtaatcaaaaaatttctcaaaaaaatccAGCAAAGTCAGTCAGAAGCTGGAATTTACCCATGTTTTTCTCCAGGTCAAAGAAGGATTAGAAAACTACCACTTCGATCAGAGGATCCCTTCTTCAGCAGCAATCCCTCACATTTAGGATCGATGATTTGTCCCCTAATAATATGAATATAAGAAGAATCTGTGGAAAGGTGTCAAATTTGCACACAGAAATCAAAGCAAACTACTTCTAGACAATCATAAGCTAAACATCTCAATATCAACTAATAATTAACAGTAAACATCACAAAACAAAGCATCAAAAGATGATGGGCAGGCATGAAGACATTCAATAGCCGGATTCCACATAAAGATTGAGCTACATTGTGTATGCGAGTAAGAACACGATCAGGAAAGCCAAAGGCTATTACCTTGGAAGATGTATCAAGGCAAGAAGCCCACGACAAAAGTTTCTAGAGGaataaaaaagatgaaaaaatcgAGAAGAAAATACACAACAAGATCAACAGAAACAACATAAGAACCGTAAGGAAAGACAAATTTTTGACAGAATAAACAAGTTCTAAAAAACAAATGAAGGTTCTGATCAATCAAAAGGTTAAGGTACTTTCCTAAAAGCAGATTAAGAAAATTAGTTctaaaaaaaatgaacagaCTTCGGGGGTGAGATCTTAGTACCATGGAACATTCCGAGCAGCGCAAGACGAGGTTGCCGAAACGCTCTCGCGTCCCTTCAAGCTGCTTATGTCTCTGGTATGCGACTGATTTTTATTCCAGTTAGGATCCTCTATGCTACTATTCGGTGCCAAATCTAGTGCCAATCCCACTTATCACGTGATGgtagaaaaaatttaaataaatagcacatgacaaattaaataaacaagACACTTGGCATAAATATAGAAGTGACACTGAATTGCCACTGAAAAAGTGCACTGAGGATCCTGTGTGTTTTTATTCTTGCTCTTATACTACTGTTTCGCCGAGGAAATGGAGGGTTGAGAGggttatttaaaaattttacccTCAAGTTTCTCATAATTTCGTTTAGCACACTTGGTGTTTTTCAATAATTGGACGAATGAAAATAATAGGTAAACGACTTAAAGAGCTCATAATCTATTTCAAATATCTAGTTTTGgccttttatatattttaaatctcAAATTGGTTCCTCAATAATAAGAGAGTGtcaaattttcatcaaatcTATTTCTACCATTAAAATTGATGAATCTAAGTGCTAAATTTGATTGATCTACTGAAACATCAAACATTCTAAAAGGTTTAAACCTGTTTTAGCGCTCCATCCCAACCTTTTGTGCATTTAACCCAACATTTCACCATTAGTGCACTTCACCTTCAGATTACACCACTAGACTACATGATCTTTAACATGAATTGAGAGTTCGAGACATTGACTTTCACCTCCAAACACAATTTTTTATGACAATTTTCAGAGCGTTTGAATACAACATTAAGGAACATTAACTCTCTTCGACATCTCATTAATCACAATGACCGTTCCTTAGAAGTAATTGGGTTGTAGTTTTGCACTATTATCAACTCTTTTAGTAGTATAGAAAAGCTAAAACTGGTATACGTGTAAACATGATCAGGAGCTGGAGTTGAAGTTGGAGCAATGCTCAAATATACATTTTGTGGATAAGTTGTACCAACACGAGATAAGACTTCTAGCACAATAATTCTTGTTAGCAATGCTTCTAATTGTGTGATTACCTTGTTGCGAATGTTTTTAACTATACAATTACTGCATTGGCAATACTTCTAGTTGTGTGATTACTAGGGCTttgtcacccaaaaaaaaaagtcatgaaAATTAGTACTACAAAAGTTGTTCAGTATATACATACATAGGAGATTAGATATACAACTTGTaactttttaaatcaaaattgtTAGTGCTATTCTTACAACAACAAGAAGTAAGTATAGTTGAAGGGTTGTTCCACTTTGAATCATTTGATACTCGAACTCTTACTTTAACATTTACAATTTAAAATCGTACATTTTAGTTTTAAAGTATAAATCTATTCACTTTTAActctaaaaataataaaatttattttactTTAGTCCCTAAATTAAAAACCTATCTTATTTTAATccataaaatataaattttgttcAACTTAAGTTTAAGATACGTCAGACTTCCGTCGATGAATTTTGTTGAAGTCAGTTTCATAGTTTGAGGATTGAAGTGTCCATTTTGAAATTGAAGGACTAAAGTGAAGGTTTGAGTACAGTTGAAGGGTGAATTCATAggtctgcaaaaaaaaaaaaatttcttcaaaatattcTTGCGCGTCCTTGTTTGGACAGTTGAAAAATTGTTACGTTTTTCATGAATATATTTTTCActtacttttttatttcacatatattaaattgctatagtaatttttcttaaaaaaattcagaaaaatgcaatccaaacaaggctagttgttaagggaaaaaaaaaaattcagactCACAAGCTCCACCCATCTGCTCTGTTTGTCTCCCACCCGCTGGGTTTAGGGTTTTAGAACTTGGACAATAAACCACCATTTCTCGCTTTCCCCTCCATTTTCTCCTGTTCTCCCCCCCGACCAGGTACATTTTTTCTTCTatctaattgaaaaaaaaaaaaactctgacTTTAACTTCTATGTAAGTTATCGcattatttctttctttctaccactctttatcttttttccCGGTAATGGCAAGAGGCCCTGCAAGGAACCTCCTTTATCTGTATTCCTCTAGAGACAATTTCACCAAGGTTAGAGCTTTTCTTCTTCCCAATAGATTCCATCGGGCTGATTCCCCAAACCCATCAAATTCCCATCCTTTCCTCACTCCTGATTCAAAATTCTGTATCCCACCTCAATTCTCCCCATCCCACTTTACACAATCACTTAATTATAGGTGTTTAAATTTCCAAAGACACCCTTTCTCGACATTAGTAGAAAATGGAACCCCAAATTTGAATTCAGCACCTGCTCTTGAATCAGAAGTTACAGAAGTAGATAGTATTAGTGATATAGGTTTGGATGAAAATGGACCTGGAAATGAGAATTTAGAGCCTGAGAAAAGATTGAACTTTGCTCAGATAGCTAGCCGGGATCCGGTAGAAATTTATAAAGAGCTTAGAGATGCTTCTAAAAGTGATAAGCAGAGTAGGAGTGATTGGGATCTGTTAATTGAGGTTTTCAGAGGTTTTGCAAAATCTGGTTGGGCTTCTAACCAGGCTTTAGCTGTGTACATTGGTGCATCTTTTTTTCCTACAGCCGCCCATAAATttcgtaattttttttttaagaagtgCAAGATTGATATAGTGAAGTACTTGGTTTTCCTTGGCCCTGGTATTGAGGCTGAGAAGtttttgtttccaatttttgttgagttttgttTAGAAGAGTTTCCTGATGAAATTAAGAGGTTCAGGAGTATGGTTGAATCAGCTGATTTGACGAAGCCTCATACTTGGTTTCCATTTGCTAGGgcaatgaaaaggaaaattgtatATCACTGTGGTCCGACTAATAGTGGGAAAACGTATAATGCTTTGCAGAGGTTTATGGAAGCAAAAAAGGGTATTTATTGCAGTCCTCTCAGGTTGTTGGCTATGGAAGTTTTTGATAAGGTGAATGCATTAGGGGTTTACTGTAGTCTCTTAACTGGGCAAGAGAAAAAATATGTCCCATTTTCAAATCATGTTGCTTGTACTGTTGAGATGGTGTCGGTTGATGAGTTGTATGAGGTGGCCGTGATTGATGAGATACAAATGATGGCAGATCCATCTAGAGGTGATGCATGGACGAGGGCTTTGCTTGGATTGAAGGCTGATGAGATACATTTATGTGGCGATCCAAGTGTTTTAAACATTGTTAGAAAGATTTGCTCTGAGACTGGGGATGAGTTGGTTGAACAACGTTATGACAGGTTTAAGCCACTGGTTGTTGAGGCGAAGACCCTTTTGGGAGACttgaaaaatgtgaaatctGGGGATTGTATTGTTGCATTTTCCAGGAGAGAGATTTTTGAAGTGAAATTAGCAATTGAGAAGTACACAAAACACCGTTGCTGTGTCATATATGGTGCGCTGCCACCAGAGACCCGTAGACAGCAAGCCAACTTGTTTAATGATGACAATAATGAATATGACATCTTGGTCGCAAGTGATGCTGTGGGAATGGGTTTGAATCTTCATATTAGAAGGGTTGTGTTCTATAGTCTCTCAAAGTACAATGGTGATAAGACTGTTCCAGTTCCAGCTTCCCAGGTGAAGCAGATTGCTGGAAGAGCTGGCCGAAGAGGGAGTCGCTACCCTGAGGGTCTAACTACCACTTTGCACCTTGAAGATTTGGACTACTTGATTGAGTGCTTGAAGAAGCCATTTGACGAAGTTAAGAAAGTTGGTCTCTTTCCTTTCTTTGAACAGGTCGAGCTATTTGCTGGCCAATTTCCAGATGTTACTTTTGCACAGCTACTTGAAAAGTTTGCCGAAAATTGCAGGTTAGATGGGTCTTACTTTCTGTGCCACCATCACCATATAAAGAAAATTGCAAATATGTTAGAGAAGGTCCAAGGGCTATCTCTGGAAGATCGTTTCAATTTTTGCTTTGCCCCTGTTAATATTAGAGATCCGAAAGCAATGTACCATCTTCTGAGGTTTGCGTCATCATATGCACATAAGGTCCCTGTCAATATTGCAATGGGCATGCCAAAATGTATTGCACGTAATGATTCAGAGCTCTTGGACCTTGAGACTAAGCATCAAGTATTGTCCATGTATTTGTGGTTGTCTAACCATTTTGAAGAGGAGAAATTTCCCTATGTCAAGAAGGTTGAGGCAATGGCGGTAGACATTGCAGAACTTCTTGGTGAATCATTGACCAAAGCTAACTGGAAACCAGAATCAAGAAATCCAGGAAAACCAAGACAACAAGAGAATGAAGGTGGTTATGAAAGGCCAAGGTCACTAATCAAATTGTATGAGCAGTAAGTCAAATGTGTTTAACTGTAACTTTCAGGCTCTTTTATCTGTTTTGTCTGTTTGATCTTGTTATCTTTGGGGATAGCAGAATTACAATTAACTTGTGTCTTTATAATGATAGACTGCTATCACTGGATAGTTTGCAAGGGTAAGTTGAAGTCTTAGATTTATGGGTGGAATTGTTCAAAATGCTTGCTTTACCTCAAATGAGTATCACAtgcaatgattttttttttgtgggttttGGGGGGGTGGGGAGAGATGTCTGCCTATTAGGGATTAGTCTCTTAATTAATTGTTACGTGAAAAAAAAGGTTGTAAGATGTAAACATTTAAAATTTGTTGAagttttgacccaaaaaaaaaattgttgaagTTCCgtatttgttaatttttgccCATTTATTGTTTGTTTTGATTGCCAAATGCCAAGATTTTTTCCAATAGCATATGAAAAAAACTTTCTAGGGGCATGTCTCTTTCACCAAACAGGCAAATTGTTGATCTGCATTGATGGGGAATGGGGCAGGTACGGTTGGCTTAGGTCCAGTCAGGTATGGTTGGTGTACTGCATGTATAATGTGATTGTATGCTTACAGGGACAGGTGTATTTTATGCTTTGAAATGGTGTACATGAATAAAATTTGAGTACAATAAAGTTATGTAAGAGTACACGATATAGTGTAGACAGTACAACAATTGTACAAAATCTCCAACCATAAGTGCCCCTGGTCCGCATTGATAAGCTGAAATGATTGAGCAATTAAGGTAGGCTACTCATCTAATGTGTATTTGCAGCTGTAGAAATGTTTAATTAAGAGGGATTGGCCTGGTCAACAGACAAGATTAATATTTGTGGCGGGAATTTATGGTGAGAGTGGTAAAATCAACAAGATTAATGTTAGTGGCAAAATGTTATGGTGAGACTTTAACTAGATTGTGAGAAATTGAAGAGAGTGCGAGATCATTTTGGTATCTTGTGCAAGTCAGTAAAAAGACTATGGCGTGCAAACTTCAGATAATTGCTCGCACTGCTTGGAGGCTGATGTTGCTTTTCATATTGTTTTGTTGTAGTATCAAGTATCAAATATACATGTGAAAGAGTTTTGGTGTTTAGTTGATATTTGGCATGTGCGCTGTTTTGTGTCAAGAATATTGATAAAGAGGAAAGGTTTCCAGTGCTTTATGTGAGGGTCATATAGAATTCTGTTATGTCGTAGCGATGTTTCAAGCCAAGGTAAAGTACTCCATACTGTGATTAGCAATTTGGTTCCCTGGTGCAGTGTATTTGATATTAAAGATCCTGTTAAAGCTTTCTTTTGCTGTGTCTTTTGGTCCTACAATTTCTTTCTAGTTACAGAAGTAGTGAACTTGACATTACAGCGTTTATCTATCCCACGTTGCAGGAAAAGGCAGGAAGGCTTCTCAGCTGGACAGAAACTAGAAAAGGTGACAGCCTAATGCTCCTTAAGGTACAGAAAATCATAGTAGTAGTATATCTGCAGCTTTTGCGATGCTTGGTCTGCCACTTGCTCAAAGTTACATGCTTTGAGGATCTGCTTTGGGTAATTAGCTTTTCGTTGGAGGAAAAATCTAGATTCTATCAGACGTATACGCTACGCTACTTTCTTTGTGCATCATCCTAGCTAATTGTATATGGCATATACTTGTTTTAGCAGAATAATGCACGCCTAGCGCCTTAATTTACAGTACATAAGAGTGGACTTGAAGCTTTTTGCCCGTCTTACTTGGGATGCAATGGATGGGGAAACGTTCACAATGATCAGCCTATCAGGCCAATGTCAAGTTCAGCCAGCAAACTAACCTTGAAGATGGTGCACAGTTGGCTTAAGAAATTATGCTAGTACTATTGCAACCTTGCATAAATCGTGGCTGCAAGCTTCTGGCAGAAATTATTGGGCTTGCCTCTGTAACATGGGTGATTGCATGAAATATTCTCCAAAAGCGGTTGGTGAGTTGCAAATATTCTGTTCCAGCATAATATGTCTCATCCAGATATCATCTTGTACGAGTAATTATTGTTTCGATCAAGTATAACTTACATATTAGCCGCAGCATGAGTACTGGAAATTATGATCAAGAGTTTCAACCTCAGCTGAATTCGATTTAAGGGGTAAAACACCAGTATGATGTTGCTTAGTCATTTACAACCTCGGCCGCTGCTAATGAGCTTCTTTTCAGTTGATACAAGACATccaataataaaaacaatacaaAATGAttggcaagaaaagaaaatcaatatGCTCGCCACCATTTCTGACATTTATAACTAACAATGAGGTCGCCAAAAATTTTATCCCGCTTCAAGCACTTCATACATCCCCGTACTCTTTCCTAGGAAATACACATATCTTACAGTCGAGCTCGGAATTATTGCAATGACATGACAAAAGCACACAACTTAAATGCTGCCAAAACCTGTAATTCTTCCTCAACCTACAACGGGGATGAGCAAGAAAGCAGGAGCCAAGCCACTATGACAAGCGAAAGCATTTTGTGAACGTCATCCGCAATTAGATAATAACATTTACCATTACGGAAGAATAAAAACTTAATGGCATTGCAACTGTAGAATCCATCTCGGATGATTTCCAGCACACTATTGAGATTTTACTTCCTTTATCATTGTATGTTGACAACCTTTGCCGCACGACTGAAAAGTTTAGAAATAAAAAAGCTAGAAAGAACAAAATATCATGGAGCCAAAAATGTAAACCAAGGCCAGTGTAACTTTGGATTCACCATATGCTGGATGCTGATTAAAATTACAGAAAGGTACAAAAGATTGCCAAAGCTGGTTTGCCATTTATGAGAAAATTCCGCTACGGCATTGTagttcattctttttccttgatCCTCTCTATTTCCTTGACGAACAAAGAATCCTAGATGGCGTAAATTTAGGATACAGAAGCCAAACAGCAAAACGTGAACTGACACCCTTATTTCAAGTCCATCGCTTTCCAGAGCTCATTTCTTCAACAATGATGCGCTGCATTGAGCCATTACCTTGGACGCCCTAGTGATTGAATCAGTCATGTAAAAATTCTCCACTGCTGTTCCAAATGGAACAGTGCTCATCTCCTGGCGTGACTCAGGCTTCAAAGAATAAGAAAATATTGCAGGTTGTCTCTCATCAGTATTCAGTAGATTTGGTGCTACAGTCCTCATCCGAGATCTGATAGCAGTGAGGGAATCATAGGGTAGACATGCGCCTGCCACCTCAGACAATGCTCTAATTATTTTCCAATCATCCCTAGCATCACCTACAGTGGGTACTGCTGGTACAGTAGTTTGAGCACACCCTTCTGTATTAACATATGTGCCCTCTTTCTCAGAAAAGGCTGATGATGGAAGAATTATGTTTGCACGATAGACACCACGATCTCCATGGTGTCCTTGGTAAACCACAAAGGCATCCTCGGGAATTTTCTCCAAGTTCACATCGTCAGCACccatcaaataaataaatttggaagatTCAATGCTACTACCAGATTCTGAAACAAGTCCAAGGTCAAGAGCTGCAGCTTGAGCAGCATTTAATAGCAACACATTAAGCCCGTTCCAATCGGGTCTAACAGCCTCTGCACTTTCTGCAATAGTCTCAACAAGTGAGAAAATTGCATCCTTGTCATTCCTCTCAAAAACCCCAGCACCAACAATGATGCAAGGGTTCTTGGCATGTATCAATGTTGAAGAGAAAGGATGGCGACCATCAGCAATTTCTTTAAGTGTTTGAGGACCTGTACCAAGATGTTCATGATCATAGTTTAAGTCTGTTGCAGGACCAACATAGCCCACCTTAGCTTGGGCAGCTAGAACAGTTTTCCGAATTCTAGCATTCACCATAGCAGCTTCAACCCTTGGCTGAGAACATCATAAACAATAAGCATTGGTTACAGAGCCAAAAATTATGCATATGGGATGGCAAAGAAAAGAGCATGACAAGTCAGACAGCTATTAAAATCCATGTTAAAAAAATGCCAGTTATTACGACAAtcagagagaaaaaccttcaactGCAGCTGCATTACAACTGAATAATCTTACAAGATTCAAAAGACATGCATAAGGTCATCAATAAGCAGCAAAACAGCAGtcccattaaaaaaaaaaaaaagagtccgATTCATATGAGAGAATTCATGACATCAGAaatcaagaaaatctttgaAAGACGTATGCTCAGCTGGCTGCATAAAACTCTTGTTTAAAATAAGAGTACAGATAAAGGAAAGTGAGAGGCTTCAGGGTGCAGTAAGTGTTTAATTTTATATTGCAATTATAGTATACTCTTAAATTGCGACTGAAAATTATATGAGAAACATTAAGAGTAAAATTTTGGTTCTGAATAGTGGTCTAAAAGGGGATTAGACAAAAATAAATGTGCTCCAGCATTTGAGGCAGATGTAACCTCCCTAAACTTCGGTTAATGacaacccaaaaagaaaaaatttcaaaagcaGCCATCAATCTTCCATAAGTCTTCATTTATCAAATAACCAGCATTTATAAGGTTCTCTACAGGAACAAAATTATTTACATAATTCCAGACTGACCTTTCTATCTGATCAAGCAATAACTAACATCTGAGGTGCTCATGATCATCTCTTAacaaaatattttcttgttcTTGGGAAGAGGAAGATCATACAGACAGCCCCCACAAACACATGCAGATATGCATATCATGTAAATTCTTTACAGATTACCCACATAGCTAAGTAACTTACGTGATGTTAAGTGCACATGCATTAACAGCTGAAGAACATTACCTGAGTACCAACCAAGAGAAAAACATCTGCCTTCTCCAAGCCACTGATGCTAGTGTTCATAATGTAACCAGAGCGGATGTCAGCATTTGGACTTGGGCCATTACCCTCACACCAAACATTATTTGACCCCATTTTGTTTAAGAAATCCTTCAATGCCATCATGGATTCTGCATCAGACAGCTTACCA
This sequence is a window from Coffea eugenioides isolate CCC68of chromosome 7, Ceug_1.0, whole genome shotgun sequence. Protein-coding genes within it:
- the LOC113777399 gene encoding DExH-box ATP-dependent RNA helicase DExH18, mitochondrial, which codes for MARGPARNLLYLYSSRDNFTKVRAFLLPNRFHRADSPNPSNSHPFLTPDSKFCIPPQFSPSHFTQSLNYRCLNFQRHPFSTLVENGTPNLNSAPALESEVTEVDSISDIGLDENGPGNENLEPEKRLNFAQIASRDPVEIYKELRDASKSDKQSRSDWDLLIEVFRGFAKSGWASNQALAVYIGASFFPTAAHKFRNFFFKKCKIDIVKYLVFLGPGIEAEKFLFPIFVEFCLEEFPDEIKRFRSMVESADLTKPHTWFPFARAMKRKIVYHCGPTNSGKTYNALQRFMEAKKGIYCSPLRLLAMEVFDKVNALGVYCSLLTGQEKKYVPFSNHVACTVEMVSVDELYEVAVIDEIQMMADPSRGDAWTRALLGLKADEIHLCGDPSVLNIVRKICSETGDELVEQRYDRFKPLVVEAKTLLGDLKNVKSGDCIVAFSRREIFEVKLAIEKYTKHRCCVIYGALPPETRRQQANLFNDDNNEYDILVASDAVGMGLNLHIRRVVFYSLSKYNGDKTVPVPASQVKQIAGRAGRRGSRYPEGLTTTLHLEDLDYLIECLKKPFDEVKKVGLFPFFEQVELFAGQFPDVTFAQLLEKFAENCRLDGSYFLCHHHHIKKIANMLEKVQGLSLEDRFNFCFAPVNIRDPKAMYHLLRFASSYAHKVPVNIAMGMPKCIARNDSELLDLETKHQVLSMYLWLSNHFEEEKFPYVKKVEAMAVDIAELLGESLTKANWKPESRNPGKPRQQENEGGYERPRSLIKLYEQKRQEGFSAGQKLEKVTA